Proteins found in one Arachis stenosperma cultivar V10309 chromosome 8, arast.V10309.gnm1.PFL2, whole genome shotgun sequence genomic segment:
- the LOC130945954 gene encoding uncharacterized protein LOC130945954 codes for MIDDDSADDIGATGPALEVGGSSSGTQQYPPHFSSLDLDAMRHEGVLGHAVGFGARDAEGSTGLTEFQVGQQFQDKDEALLSVKTYSIRRGVQYKVVESDHRRYVGKCSEFGNGCTWLIRLSLRKRKGIWEVKRYNGPHTCLATSISSDHRSLDYHVISAFIMPMVRADASVSIKVLLNATAAHYGFRPTYRRVWMAKQKSIALIYGDWDESYNDLPRWVLGVQLTMPGSVAVLKTSPVRVGGQVDESQAYFHRLFWTFPPCIEAFRHCKPLISIDGTHLYGKYGGTLLIAIAQDGNSNILPVAFALVEGENAESWTFFLSHLRQHVTPQPGLLVISDRHNGIKAALEAPDGGWLPPSAYRAFCIRHVAANFALTFKGKDARRLLMNAAYAKTEVEFDYWFDILRSEDPAMCDWANRIDYSLWTQHRDEGRRFGHMTTNISECVNSILKGVRNLPVASLVKATYCRLAELFVRKGREAEAQMGTGQQFSQHLVKCIEANMKTARCFTVTLYDRDNSEFTVAETTPTGSFSLGTYRVSLASRTCDCGYFQALHFPCQHALACCAYSRVTWTSYVHSVYQISSVFNVYRMGFTPPIPEGFWPPYDGPTVIPDPAMRRAREGRPRSTRIRTNMDEADPNRPKRCGLCRQPGHTRRSCPQVASSSQTGHH; via the coding sequence ATGATTGACGATGATAGCGCTGATGATATTGGAGCGACTGGGCCTGCATTGGAGGTAGGTGGTTCTAGCTCTGGCACACAGCAGTATCCACCACATTTTTCCTCGTTGGACTTGGACGCCATGAGACATGAGGGGGTTTTAGGTCACGCTGTTGGATTCGGAGCTAGAGATGCGGAAGGGAGTACTGGTCTGACAGAGTTCCAGGTTGGTCAGCAATTCCAGGATAAAGATGAGGCCCTTTTAAGTGTGAAGACTTACAGCATCCGGCGAGGGGTACAGTACAAGGTGGTGGAGTCCGATCACCGCCGGTATGTGGGCAAGTGTTCCGAGTTTGGGAATGGGTGCACATGGTTGATTCGACTGAGTCTCCGGAAGCGCAAGGGCATTTGGGAGGTCAAACGGTACAATGGACCTCACACTTGCCTGGCCACATCCATCTCAAGTGACCACAGGAGTTTGGATTATCATGTGATTTCGGCGTTCATTATGCCAATGGTTAGGGCCGATGCATCCGTGAGCATCAAGGTGCTCCTGAACGCCACGGCAGCGCACTATGGTTTTAGGCCGACTTACCGGAGGGTTTGGATGGCGAAGCAGAAATCTATTGCCCTCATATACGGTGACTGGGATGAGTCCTACAACGACCTGCCTAGGTGGGTCTTGGGTGTCCAGCTGACGATGCCTGGGAGTGTTGCGGTCCTGAAGACGAGCCCGGTTCGAGTTGGAGGACAGGTGGACGAATCTCAAGCGTACTTCCACAGACTTTTCTGGACTTTCCCGCCCTGCATCGAGGCATTCCGTCATTGCAAGCCGCTAATCAGCATTGACGGCACACATTTGTATGGGAAGTATGGGGGAACGTTGCTCATCGCGATTGCACAGGATGGGAACTCCAACATTCTACCTGTGGCATTCGCACTAGTAGAGGGTGAGAATGCAGAATCCTGGACATTCTTTCTCTCGCACCTTCGACAGCACGTGACCCCGCAGCCCGGTCTGCTGGTTATATCGGACAGGCACAACGGCATCAAGGCTGCGCTCGAGGCTCCTGACGGCGGTTGGCTACCGCCATCTGCGTACCGTGCATTCTGCATACGACACGTAGCGGCTAATTTCGCCCTAACCTTCAAGGGCAAAGACGCTAGGAGGCTACTAATGAACGCGGCGTATGCGAAGACCGAGGTTGAATTTGATTACTGGTTTGATATCCTTCGATCTGAAGATCCGGCGATGTGTGACTGGGCGAACCGGATTGATTACTCGTTGTGGACTCAGCATCGTGATGAGGGGCGGAGATTCGGTCACATGACGACGAACATCTCCGAGTGTGTGAACTCCATCCTGAAGGGGGTCAGAAATCTCCCTGTAGCATCCCTGGTGAAGGCAACATATTGTAGGCTTGCGGAACTGTTTGTTCGCAAGGGGAGAGAGGCTGAGGCCCAGATGGGAACAGGACAACAATTCAGTCAGCATCTGGTGAAGTGTATTGAGGCCAACATGAAGACGGCCAGGTGCTTCACGGTGACGCTGTATGACCGGGATAACTCCGAGTTCACTGTAGCAGAAACTACTCCGACAGGTTCTTTCTCCTTGGGTACTTACAGAGTATCACTTGCCTCTCGAACATGTGACTGCGGGTACTTCCAGGCTCTTCATTTCCCGTGTCAGCACGCACTTGCGTGCTGTGCATACTCACGGGTCACCTGGACCTCTTACGTTCACAGCGTCTATCAGATTAGCTCGGTCTTCAATGTGTATCGGATGGGATTCACACCTCCCATCCCGGAGGGCTTCTGGCCACCTTACGACGGGCCCACAGTGATTCCAGACCCTGCCATGAGGCGTGCCAGAGAGGGTCGTCCTAGATCCACTAGGATACGGACGAATATGGACGAGGCGGATCCGAATCGGCCAAAGAGGTGCGGCCTATGTCGCCAACCTGGACACACGCGACGTAGTTGCCCACAGGTTGCAAGCTCGTCTCAGACAGGACACCATTAG